cttcctacctgcataaggacacgaaacaggtcagaaagagggcccgagctacgtctataaatagaacttttccattgtaaattaaatatctttcatttattgtaatttactttagccttcccccttgagaaatcctctccacctcttccatcttctccaacctccattgaagaagcttCGAAGCTCCGCATCTCCatcgaggattattcaaggtccgtccttaagacctaggaggCCGGCTGcatggtagacaggttccctgaaagggattttcttatcaccttttatcttaccatgtttgtaccctttgatacagtttatgaatccaagctaattgtatcctgtgacattgttcttcgcctttaataatattttagctcttattatgttctatgattatttgtttaatctttgtcttacgctttattcaattggtttaactcattcaaaagccccaaaatctagtaggcacatattgtgagctgaatctgacctagtcagagcctaggagattgacgacctcttagttgattaagcccaaattgttgagccttagacctagtttcggccttacaagggaatcacgcactagagacttcaggagggtaagtagggttaatcgccttgaataaaagtgacttagattaggtttttaatctattgacctagtaacctaacttcattattattgttcataccatgttccttcgggtaattgcattagtgaaagatcacctaggagtagtttaacttaattaggagtagtttaacttaattaggagtagaataacttaattaggagtagaataacttaattagaattagaataacttagctaggagtagagtaattcaacctaggagtagattaacttaatcaaaacaaactcaaaacccacacagcctagataacacctgagaccaagtagctcgatacttgcagaaataaatcctgtggacgatacctggacttttccagaattttattacttgataacgacagggtacacttatcccttagtgagtcctcCTACGGAGGGCGCATCAATGATCTCATTATCACAGGAACTGTATGAATTCAATCCATCACTTATTAGACTTGAAATAGATAGGTCAGCTACAGGTTCTTTGTCTCTCAAAAGAAATACATTCAAGACATATTGAAGGAGCATGGTGTGTTGCATTCCAAACCTTTGAAATTGCCCATGGAATGCAATGTAAAATTTTCTCATGACAAAAGTGAACCCGTGTCTGATCCTAGCATTTATCAGAGACTCATTGGCAAATTGATCTACTTGACCATCACAAGACCAGACATTGTCTTTCCAGTTCAAAGATTGACTCAGTTTCTTCATCAGCCCACTTCCATTCATATGCAAACAGCAAAAAGAATCTTGAGATATTTGTCTGGCACCATTGCTCATTGCATATTTCTCACTGCTCAATCTTCTGTTCAACTCATTGCCTACTGTGATAGTGACTAGGCCAGTTGTCCTCTGACTCACTGATCTACAACTGGATACTGCATCTTCCTTGGTGACTCTCCCATTTCCTGGAAACCAAAGAAGCAGTCTGTGGTAGCTCGTTCTTCCGCTAAAGCACAATACAGAGCAATGGCTCTTACAACTTGTGAAATTACTTGGCTAACTGCTCTTCTAAAAGACTTGGGCATCAAAAATCTTCCTCCCATTGTTCTTAAGTGTGAAAATCAAGCTGCCATCTCTATTGCAACAAATCATGTGCTTCATGAGCTCACTAAACACATCGAGATAGACTGTCACTATGTTTGGGACCAGGTGAATGCAGAGGATCGATCAAGCCTTTTTATGTTTCCTCAGCTGATCAAGTGGCCGATGTTTTCACAAAGGTTCTCTTAGTTAAAGATCATCAACGCCATTCTTCCAAGCTTGGCACTTCATTCCGCCTTCGTTaccagcttgagggggagtatTGAAGTTATTTGTCTGATTCAAAGagttttatggttttttttttttgtttgttgtgTTGTTGTGCCTTTTAATGCTCTGTTCTCAGCTTTTTTGTATGATGAATAAAGGAGCAATTTCTGCAAATCACTCTGTGATCCTTTATTGCTAATGTGGGTCATTTTTAGTTTTCAAATAAATCCTTGTTGTTAATGTTTCGCCGGTTTGAATGaaattttgagaaaaataataaacaaagcattatgtcaaattaaaatatgtaattATAAACATCAAAATGGAAACAAAATATTAAACAACATGAAACaattttacataaataaatTCCTCAATGCAAGGAGTAATAATCCGGCATATGCTTAAATCTTACACGATATCAAAGTACTAGGCAATACAATAGTATTTCCCtgaataaaagtaaaattaaaatcaaatagaAAGGATGAAAAATGCAACAAATCCAAGAATCTATCCCCAAACAACCATATAATTACTCAATCCTATTTTTTATCATGGAAACGACCATATAATTACTCAATCCTATTTTTGCCTCCAAACAATCAATCACTTTGATGGACAATCTATGAAATAAATTGTCAATAATAGCATCTCCAAAATGACTTGATAGCATGGTTTCAGTAACAGCTCTCATATAATTGGCTACATATTTCCCTCTCTCTAATATATCAAACCACAGCTCATTGTTACCATCATCAATGTTGGAATCCCAACTTATTTCGAATTCTTCTATTCCTTTAATCTTAAATGAATTTTCCCTTTCAATCACATTTCTCACTTCTTCTACGCAAGGACTATAGAATGGAACATTGAAATTGTCCAATGTTGATTCTTCGATCATACCCTGCCAGAAACTTATTTATCAACATATCTATTCAAATAAATCTTATTATATGAGAAGTTCAAGTAATTCATTTAAAAAAGAAGTGTTATTAAATAAAGAAGCTGAAGAACCATTAATTACCTCGTGAACCATCTGTTTCAGAGAATCCTGAATTAACTCTAATGGATTTTTATCGCTTTTAGCTATAAAAGTTATCACCATATGACCACCGCAGACCATCTCAACCGATCGTGATTTCAAGAATTTCATAAAATCCTTCTCAAACTGATCATGATATGCTTTCTGAAGGCTTGTTGGGCTTGAGTCAGTTACATAAAAAATACCACCTTTGTTCAGTGGAATTCCAAATTCACTTACAAGCACTTCAGGAACCTGTTCCCAGTAGGATTGTCAATTTTTGACACAAGAATAGGATTTAGATAGAAAATCAGGTTTACACGACTAGTTTGATAGAATTATCGTTTTTATTTCATTGGCATCATAAACAATCATGTATAAAATATACAGATAACACTATCACAGCATAATCTGTTTTGACACTGCTAATTCCAAttaaataaggaattaaataTAAGGGAAACATTATATTAATTTGCTATCAAAAATTTAAAGTGTTAATCTATGtaaaataatactaataattaagaaaagaaaGTTGAGTTATTTGTGTGTTAGAACCTGAGATCTCCAATGGAGGCTAGAAGAAGAGTGAACAAAGTGCAGAGAATTTGGTGGAAACAGCCTTCCATAGAAACTTCCTGGCATTGCACCTATCAAGCAATGCTCAAACTTGCTGCCTTTATCTTTCTCTAATTTCTGTTGAAAATTGGGCACTAATGATCTGAAAACCGTGTTAAAATCATTCCCCGGAAGATCATTTAGGAAATACTGCAGATTTGGTGGTTTCTTGTTCAATTTAGTACAAGTAGAATCAATTGTTTCAATGATTTCCCAAAGAGGTAGGAGTGTGTTGGGTCCCGAAGAGCACCCAAAATCAGCCATTGTTAGACACTCAGACGAGCTTTCTTGACATAGTTGTGCAATGCTTTCTTCCAGTATAGGCTTGGCTATTAAAATCACTTTCTTCTGCatcagattaattaagaaaggGGTTAATGGATATTAAACAAGCAAATTCATTTGATATATGTTTGTGAAATTACCTGATACAAAGAGTTCCTGCAGTAGCTATTTTCTCCTTCTCCACCATTCATGTGATGAACTTGTATTGGAACTCTCATCTctctactgttgtgagtaaGTTGCACTGGGACTTGTTATGTAATATTATCATCTTTATATACTAATTAACCAGACAACCTTTCCTGCATGTAGAGTTACAATT
The window above is part of the Euphorbia lathyris chromosome 3, ddEupLath1.1, whole genome shotgun sequence genome. Proteins encoded here:
- the LOC136223629 gene encoding probable caffeine synthase MTL2; the encoded protein is MRVPIQVHHMNGGEGENSYCRNSLYQKKVILIAKPILEESIAQLCQESSSECLTMADFGCSSGPNTLLPLWEIIETIDSTCTKLNKKPPNLQYFLNDLPGNDFNTVFRSLVPNFQQKLEKDKGSKFEHCLIGAMPGSFYGRLFPPNSLHFVHSSSSLHWRSQVPEVLVSEFGIPLNKGGIFYVTDSSPTSLQKAYHDQFEKDFMKFLKSRSVEMVCGGHMVITFIAKSDKNPLELIQDSLKQMVHEGMIEESTLDNFNVPFYSPCVEEVRNVIERENSFKIKGIEEFEISWDSNIDDGNNELWFDILERGKYVANYMRAVTETMLSSHFGDAIIDNLFHRLSIKVIDCLEAKIGLSNYMVVSMIKNRIE